Proteins found in one Nitrospirota bacterium genomic segment:
- a CDS encoding RHS repeat-associated core domain-containing protein, producing the protein MGPKTVTHLPQGDLGHKLRDRTLYTGREFDPQTGLQYFRRRYYDPSAGRFLQRDPISIASWRVPVQFSLEAMFAGNLTSPLFRLLRAGLNSYTYVFNNPLSLTDPWGLLGGEGNRPPGGAQPTSGDFPWPQVPPSTSREPLPPPGPPSPEAEDPNIPHDMGMPRLYCPALCLLADMSAFAGGRAAAGGAGGAAAGLICTVVSESLCELMCP; encoded by the coding sequence ATGGGACCGAAAACTGTAACCCATTTACCCCAGGGGGACCTGGGACATAAGCTCCGGGACAGAACATTGTACACGGGTCGCGAATTTGACCCTCAAACAGGGCTTCAGTATTTCCGAAGGCGCTACTATGATCCAAGTGCAGGGAGATTCTTGCAGAGAGACCCCATCTCGATAGCCAGTTGGCGCGTTCCCGTTCAATTCTCCTTGGAGGCGATGTTCGCAGGGAACCTGACATCACCACTGTTTCGTCTGCTTCGGGCGGGTCTGAACTCATACACGTACGTATTTAACAACCCGCTAAGTCTTACTGATCCATGGGGACTCTTGGGGGGCGAAGGAAATAGACCTCCCGGCGGTGCTCAACCGACATCTGGCGATTTTCCTTGGCCGCAGGTACCACCATCCACTTCACGCGAGCCTCTACCCCCACCCGGGCCGCCGTCACCGGAAGCGGAGGATCCCAACATCCCGCACGATATGGGCATGCCAAGATTGTACTGTCCGGCCCTATGCTTACTGGCGGACATGTCCGCTTTCGCGGGCGGTAGGGCGGCGGCAGGAGGCGCAGGAGGAGCCGCAGCCGGCCTGATATGCACAGTTGTCTCTGAGTCATTGTGCGAACTGATGTGCCCCTAG